The Lathamus discolor isolate bLatDis1 unplaced genomic scaffold, bLatDis1.hap1 Scaffold_1046, whole genome shotgun sequence DNA window catcccaagCCCATCCTCaaggatggagctggggcaTCCCAGCACCCGAGCTCATTCCTGCTGGCCATCCCTGACCcatccctctccatccccaCTGCTGTGTCCCCATGGGGGGTGCAGCACTTCGGGGTCCCCCCCAACACCCACAAGGTGCCCCCCCCGCTCCtctttgcccccccccccccgacacTCCCCCACTTCCCTCCCCAATGCCGCGGGGGGGTCCCGGCGCCGCTCCCCCCTTATCGCACGTTCCGATCGTGCCACAGGGCCAGGAGCATGGGAAGGGCCAGGATGAGCCTTGCTCCTGCTCCGGATCCATCCTCATCCCCCCGGCTCCATCCTCATCCTGCTCCGgatccatcctcatcctcctatggacccccccatccccctatggaccccccccccccgtccctaTGGATCCATCTTCATCGTCCTATGGACCCCCCGGCACCCCCCTGGTCCATCCTCATCTTCCCCTGGATCCATTCCCATCCTCCTATGGAccccccatcctcctcccatGGGGGCAATGGGAGGCAGTGTTAGCGGGGGGGGGTGGCAATGAGGTGGCAATGGGGGTAAACGGAGGGGGAGATGGAGCCAATGGGAGGCAGCAGTgagcaatgggggggggggcaatggggggcaggAGGGTGGCAATGGGGAGCTGTGGGGGTGGATTCGGGTGCTCCCAGCACtttgggggggggcaggggggagttCCTGCAGGTCCcggccctgccccagcctggccctgggggGGTTGGAATGTGCTGGGCTGGGAATTCCCCCTGATAAGAGGAACTGGGCGGGGTGGAGCCGGGATctgggatggagccgggattggggggggggatgcaataaggtcccccctgagccttctcttctccatctgaaccccccaggtccctcagccattccccatcacccttgggctccaggccctgctccagccccattgcccctctctggccccgctccagcccctcaatgtctctcttgcagtgaggggcccagagctgagcacaggatccaaggtgcggcctcaccagtgcccagtgcggGGGCACAATccctcctcagctccatccatCCGGCTCCTTTCCCAAGAGAAGCTTCCAGAtgccctgccccaggcctggaGCGTTGCAGGGGGACCTGGGTGGGTTCTGGTTGGGTTCAATGGGTCCTGGTTGAGTTCTAGTTGGGTCCTGGTTGGGTTCTGAATAGGTTCTAGTTGGGTCCTGGTTGGGTTCAGTGGGTCCCGGTTGGGTTCTGGATGGGTTCTGGAGGGGTTCTGAATAGGTTCTAGTTGGGTCCTGGCTGGGTTCAGTGGGTCCCAGTTGATGGGTTCTGGAGGGGTTCTGAATAGGTTCTAGTTGGGTCCTGGTTGGGTTCAGTGGGTCCCGGTTGGGTTCTGGATGGGTTCTGGAGGGGTTCTGAATAGGTTCTAGTTGGGTCCTGGTTGGATTCAGTGGGTACTGGTTGGGTTCTGGATGGGTTCAATGGGTCCTGGTTGGGTCCTGGTTGGATTCAGTGGGTGCTGGGTGGGTTCTGGATGGGTTCAATGGGTCCTGGTTGGGTCCTGGTTGGATTCAGTGGGTGCTGGTTGGGTTCTGGATGGGTTCTGGATGGGTTCAATGGGTCCTGGTTGAGTTCTAGCTGGGTCCTGGTTGAGTTCCAGTTGGGTTCAATGGGTCCTCTTTGGGTCCTGGTGGAGTTCTAGTTGGGTCCTGGTTGGGTTCAATGTGTCCGGAATGGGTTCTGGTTGGGTCTTGGTTGGGTTCTGATTGGGTCCTGCTTGGGTTCCGGTTGGGTCCTGCTTGGGTCCTGGATGGGTTCTGATTGGGTCCTGGTTGGGTCCTGGATGGGTTCTGATTGGGTCCTGGTTGGGTCCTGAATGGGTTCTGATTGGGTCCTGAATGGGTTCTGATTGGGTCCTGAATGGGTTCTGATTGGGTCTTGGTTGGGTCCTGGATGGTTCTGATTGGGTCCTGCTTGGGTCCTGAATGGGTCCTGGATGGGTTCTGATTGGGTCCTGGTTGGGTCCTGAATGGTCCTGGATGGGTTCTGATTGGGTCCTGGTTGGGTCCTGGATGGGTTCTGATTGGGTTCAGTGGGTCCCGAATGGTCCTGGTTGGGTTCAATGGGTTCTGGTTGGGTCCCTGTCGGGTCCGATGGGCTCCAGCGCTGCCGGTGGCTCCTGGCTGGGTGCAGCCGCTCGCGGTCGGGGCCCGGTGCCTGCCGGCCGCTCCGAAGGGGTTAACCCGGGCAGGTGCCGCGCTCCGGGCCCGAGTCCCTCCCTCCCGTCCCGTTCTCCTCCTCCCGCTCCTGGATGCAGCCGGAGCCTcctcccccggccccgccgccctccGCAgccggctcggcccggcccggcctgcCCGGCCCGTCCTGCGGGTCCTGCAGCAccgcccggcccccgccccgtTCCTGcctcattcctgcctctttgcCGGCTCCCGACCTCATTCCAGCCCCTCCGCAGCTCCTTTCCTGCTTCCGGCCTCATCCCTGCCTCCTCGTAGCCCTTTTGCCGGCTCCTGACTTCATTCCAGCTTCCTTCCATCCTCCTTCCCCGTGTCCCGACCTCATTCCAacctccttcttttccttccttcttccaacCTCCTTTCCCATATCCCGACCTCATTCCAACGTCATTCCAACCTCCTTCCAACTTCTTTCCCTGTATCTCTGTCTCATTCCAACCTCCTTCCCTGTGTTCCGATCTCATTCCAACCTCTTTCCCCGTATCCCGACCTCATTCCAACCTCTTTCCAACTTCTTTTCCTCTATCCCGACCTCATTCCaacctccttttccttccttcttccaacCTCCTTTCCATATCCCGACCTCATTCCAACCTCATTCCAACCTCCTTCCAACTTCTTTCCCTGTATCTCTGTCTCATTCCAACCTCCTTCCCTGTGTTCCGATCTCATTCCAACCTCTTTCCCCGTATCCCGACCTCATTCCAACCTCTTTCAACTTCTTTTCCTCTATCCCGACCTCATTCCAacctccttcttttccttccttcttccaacCTCCTTTCCCATATCCCGACCTCCTTCCAACCTCATTCCAACCTCCTTCCAACTTCTTTCCCTGTATCTCTGTCTCATTCCAACCTCCTTCCCTGTGTTCCAATCTCATTCCAACCTCTTTCCAACTTCTTTCCCTGTATCCCGACCTCATTCCAACCTGCTTCCAACTTCTTTCCCTGTATCTCTATCTCATTCCAACCTCCTTCCCTGTGTTCCGATCTCATTCCAACCTCTTTCCCCGTATCCCGACCTCATTCCAACCTCTTTCCCCGTATCCCGATCTCATTCCAACCTCTTTCCAACTTCTTTCCTTGTATCCCGACCTCCTTCCAACCTCCTTTCCCGTATCCCGACCCCGTTCCAACCTCCTTGTAGCCCCTTTCCCATCTTCCGAACTTCTTCCCATCTCCTTTCCCATCTCCCTCCCATCCCGTCCCATCCCCACCTCTCTCCATGTCCGTCTCCATCCCAGGAAGCCGCTGCGGAGCAGCTCGGCCGCCCCGGGCCGCTCCTTCAGCTCCCGCTCCTGCTCGGGGCTGCCGCTGCGCTCCGGGGCCGCTCCGGGCCGGGCCCTGCCGGGGGGGCCGCCGGGGGCCGGGGCCGGCATCGGCTCGGTCACGGTGAACCGGAGCCTCCTGCGGCcgctggagctggggctggagccgggGCTGCAGCGGGTGCGGcgccaggagcaggagcagatcAAGGACCTCAACAACCAGTTCGCCTCCTTCATCGACAAGGTGCGAGCGGGACCGGTCCTGAGCCCCTGGGGGGGTCCTGAGCTCCTTGGGGGGGTCCTGAGCCCCTGGAGGGGGTCCTGAGCCCCTGGGGGGGGTCCTGAGCTCCTTGGGGGGGTCCTGAGccacttgggggggggggtcctgaGCCCTGGGGGGGGGTCCTGAGctccttgggggggggggggggtcctgaGCCACTTGGGGGGTCCTGAGCCCCTCGGGGGGGTCCTGAGCCTCTGGGGGGGGTCCTGAGctccttgggggggggggggtcctgaGCTCCTTGGGGGGGGGTCCTGAGCCCCGGGGGGGTCCTGAGCCACTTGGGGGGGGGTCCTGAGCCCCTTGGGGGGGTCCTGAATCCCTCTGGGCCCTCCTGAGCCCTTCGCATCCATCCTGACCCCATCTGGGACATTGGGACCCCCTCAGGGACCTCCCGTTCCCCCCCCGGGACCATCTGTGGGGACCTggtcctgcccccccccccccccggggtgCAATGGGGGGGCCCCCGCGCCCCGCTgccggtgctctgctggggtcCCCCAGCTCCGTGTCCGTGGAGGGAGGGGGATCCCCTGGGGCACCCtcaggctgccccagcaccccagAACTGCCCCCAGGGTCACGAattccccctccccgcccccaaTTCCCCCTCCCAGgacccccatttccccccccctccGACCCCAAAttcccccccagacccccaatccccccccgcccccaatTCCCCTCCCAGGACCCCAATCCCCCTCCCGaacccccatttcccccccgGACCCCAAATTCCCCTCAAGGGCCCAAAttcccccccagacccccaatTCCCCCGCCCCAATTCCCCCCCAGGATCCCCATTTCCCCCTCCGGACCCCCAatttcccctccctgcccccatTTCCACCCCCCAGgacccccatttcccccccc harbors:
- the LOC136006244 gene encoding S-antigen protein-like, with protein sequence MKEANWLLRSLICSCSWRRTRCSPGSSPSSSGRRRLRFTVTEPMPAPAPGGPPGRARPGAAPERSGSPEQERELKERPGAAELLRSGFLGWRRTWREAPGPDRERLHPARSHRQRWSPSDPTGTQPEPIEPNQDHSGPTEPNQNPSRTQPGPNQNPSRTIQDPTRTQSEPIQDPFRTQAGPNQNHPGPNQDPIRTHSGPNQNPFRTQSEPIQDPTRTQSEPIQDPTRTQSEPIQDPSRTQPEPKQDPIRTQPRPNQNPFRTH